The Primulina huaijiensis isolate GDHJ02 chromosome 17, ASM1229523v2, whole genome shotgun sequence genome window below encodes:
- the LOC140963590 gene encoding arogenate dehydrogenase 2, chloroplastic-like: MISISSVNPAAAAAATSAVLPSLQPLRHQKRLLSSPPQSHHSRRCTRCLTVRAIDAAQPYDYEAQLNHRFTQSTKLRIAIVGFGNFGQFLAKAFIRQGHTVYAFSRSNYFSIAQSMGAVYFSDVHDLCENHPDVILMCTSILSTEQVLKSLPLQRLRRNTLFVDVLSVKEFPKNIFLQVLPTHFDILCTHPMFGPESGKYSWQDLPFVYDKVRIGDEDSRLKRVDNFLDIFKKEGCRMEEMSCSKHDRYAAGSQFITHTMGRILEKLELEDTPINTRGYETLLDLVENTSSDSFDLYYGLFMYNKNAMEQIERLDLAFEALKKELFGHIHEVLRKQLFGKSEEGGVQKPTLAKLPKNNGTPLLPSPSERVSGGGNSC, encoded by the coding sequence ATGATTTCGATTTCCTCAGTCAACCCTGCCGCCGCCGCCGCAGCCACTTCCGCCGTCCTGCCCTCCCTTCAACCTCTCCGCCACCAAAAACGACTGTTATCGTCGCCTCCCCAGAGCCACCATTCCCGCCGCTGCACACGATGTCTTACAGTCCGGGCAATCGATGCTGCCCAGCCGTACGACTACGAAGCCCAACTCAACCACCGATTCACCCAGTCAACCAAGCTCAGAATTGCCATAGTCGGGTTCGGCAACTTCGGTCAATTCCTGGCGAAGGCTTTCATTCGACAGGGGCACACGGTCTACGCCTTCTCTCGATCCAATTACTTCTCGATCGCGCAATCGATGGGTGCAGTTTACTTCTCCGATGTGCACGATCTCTGCGAGAATCACCCTGATGTGATACTCATGTGTACTTCCATACTTTCGACGGAGCAAGTGCTCAAATCGTTACCCCTGCAGCGACTTCGGAGGAATACTCTGTTTGTAGATGTTTTGTCTGTCAAAGAATTTCCCAAGAACATTTTCCTCCAGGTTCTCCCCACCCACTTCGATATACTCTGCACACACCCCATGTTTGGCCCCGAAAGTGGGAAATACAGCTGGCAGGATCTGCCATTTGTGtatgataaagtgaggattggGGATGAAGATTCTAGATTAAAAAGGGTTGATAATTTCTTGGATATTTTCAAGAAAGAAGGTTGCAGAATGGAGGAGATGTCGTGCTCGAAGCACGATAGGTATGCTGCCGGATCGCAGTTTATTACCCATACAATGGGGAGAATTCTTGAAAAGTTGGAGCTGGAAGATACTCCGATTAACACCAGAGGCTACGAAACCTTGTTGGATTTGGTGGAAAATACTTCTAGTGATAGCTTTGATTTGTACTATGGGCTATTTATGTACAATAAGAATGCAATGGAACAGATAGAGAGACTGGACTTGGCGTTTGAGGCATTGAAGAAAGAGTTGTTTGGGCACATACATGAAGTCCTGAGGAAACAGTTGTTTGGGAAATCCGAGGAGGGAGGTGTTCAAAAACCGACGCTGGCGAAACTTCCCAAGAATAATGGGACTCCATTGTTGCCATCTCCATCGGAGAGAGTTAGCGGCGGAGGCAACAGCTGTTAG
- the LOC140962371 gene encoding uncharacterized protein — MSKVGVSRLLRMFATVAAAGLGGSFAIGFLTSSMSEQATLRRKKKYGKPCGSCKGVGFYTCKLCKTNGTIKWSPLYDPLVIHPCVCPTCDGFKVQRCLNCLGGGIQG, encoded by the exons ATGTCCAAGGTTGGTGTTTCTCGACTATTGCGCATGTTTGCTACTGTTGCGGCTGCGGGTCTTGGTGGATCTTTTGCTATTGGTTTTCTGACCTCTTCCATGTCTGAACAAGCTACCTTGCGTAGAAAG AAGAAATATGGAAAGCCTTGTGGGAGTTGTAAAGGAGTGGGATTTTACACTTGCAAGCTTTGCAAAACAAATGGTACAATAAAATGGTCTCCTCTCTATGATCCTTTGGTTATACATCCATGTGTTTGCCCTACTTGTGATGGATTCAA GGTTCAGCGTTGTCTCAACTGCTTGGGAGGCGGCATCCAAGGCTAG
- the LOC140962757 gene encoding bifunctional purple acid phosphatase 26-like, translated as MGSMLVPLLLSTFVLYSFISNANAGVTSAFVRNEWPSVDIPLDNEVFAVPKGYNAPQQVHITQGDYDGKAVIISWVTTDEPGPNTVRYGLSEGKYEFTADGTVQNYTFYNYKSGYIHQCLVDGLQYSTKYYYEIGSGDSSRRFWFQTPPDIDPDASYKFGIIGDLGQTYNSLSTIEHCGQTDAHAILFVGDLSYADRYDYNDVGIRWDSWGRFVERSAAYRAWIWSAGNHEIEYFPHLREVIPFRNYLHRYPTPYVASESSSPLWYAVRRASAHIIVLSSYSPFVKYTPQWMWLAQELKHVDREKTPWLIVLMHAPIYNSNAAHFMEGESMRIVFESWFCHYKVDVVFAGHVHAYERSYRISNIQYNVSTGASYPVPDKSAPVYITVGDGGNQEGLALRFRDPQPDYSAFREASYGHSTLEIKNRTHALYHWNRNDDGKRVPTDSFVLHNQYWGDNHRRRKLKKNYLHSIISIMAQSQ; from the exons ATGGGGTCGATGTTGGTGCCTCTTCTGCTCTCGACTTTTGTTTTGTACAGCTTCATAAGCAATGCAAATGCTGGTGTGACTAGTGCCTTTGTTCGTAATGAGTGGCCATCAGTTGATATTCCTTTGGACAATGAAGTTTTTGCAGTGCCTAAAGGTTACAATGCTCCACAGCAG GTGCACATTACACAAGGTGATTATGATGGAAAGGCTGTCATAATCTCATGGGTGACAACTGACGAACCAGGGCCCAACACAGTTCGATATGGATTATCAGAGGGAAAATATGAATTCACAGCAGATGGAACAGTTCAAAACTATAccttttataattataaatctGGATATATTCATCAGTGTCTAGTTGATGGTCTTCAG TACTCTACAAAGTATTACTATGAGATTGGGAGTGGTGATTCTTCCAGAAGATTTTGGTTCCAAACACCTCCAGATATTGATCCAGATGCTTCTTACAAATTTGGAATTATTG GTGATCTTGGTCAAACATATAATTCCCTTTCAACAATTGAGCATTGTGGGCAGACTGATGCACATGCTATCTTATTTGTTGGCGATCTTTCTTATGCTGATAGATATGATTATAATGATGTTGGTATCCGCTGGGATTCATGGGGTCGTTTTGTTGAGCGTAGTGCAGCTTATCGTGCATGGATCTGGTCGGCTGGAAATCATGAGATAGAGTACTTTCCACATTTG cGGGAAGTAATTCCATTTCGAAATTATCTTCATAGATACCCCACACCTTATGTTGCTAGTGAGAGCAGTAGCCCACTTTGGTATGCCGTGAGACGGGCGTCTGCTCACATAATTGTCCTGTCTAGCTACTCTCCATTTG TTAAATATACTCCTCAGTGGATGTGGCTTGCTCAAGAGTTGAAACATGTAGACAGGGAGAAGACTCCTTGGCTTATTGTCCTGATGCATGCTCCCATTTACAATAGCAATGCCGCTCATTTCATGGAGGGAGAAAGCATGAGAATTGTTTTTGAGAGCTGGTTTTGTCACTATAAAGTCGATGTTGTTTTTGCTGGTCATGTCCACGCCTATGAAAGATCG TACCGAATCTCAAACATACAATACAATGTATCAACTGGAGCTTCCTACCCTGTGCCAGATAAATCGGCTCCTGTGTACATTACTGTTGGAGATGGAGGAAATCAGGAAGGTCTGGCTTTAAG ATTTAGAGATCCCCAACCAGATTATTCTGCTTTTCGGGAAGCCAGTTACGGACACTCCACCTTAGAGATAAAAAACCGAACACACGCACTTTACCATTGGAATCGGAATGATGATGGCAAAAGAGTGCCAACAGATTCATTTGTGCTACACAATCAGTACTG GGGAGACAATCATCGAAGAAGAAAGCTGAAGAAGAACTATCTCCATTCAATCATATCCATAATGGCACAAAGTCAATGA